The Brachybacterium huguangmaarense genome contains a region encoding:
- a CDS encoding ABC transporter substrate-binding protein produces MTTTSIGRRSALGLLGLGGAAVSLAACSNDDPLSQESSSAGGSDGGSAGGGIVVGSQAYYSNEIIAELFAQVLEKSGAQVSRQYQIGQREVYLPELEGGKVDVIPEYTGNLLQYYDKDAETASPDEIAQALAEALPDGLTALPYAQATDQDSYNTTKDFASANSLTSLADLSKVSESLKVAANSEFETRPYGPEGLKRVYGADVTLVPVEDSGGPLTVKALTDGTVQLADIYSADPAIAANGFVTLEDPESMILPQNVVPIVSAKVDDAAKAAIKTVTDALTTEELIALNTQSVDEQKKSAEIATAWLKDKGLV; encoded by the coding sequence ATGACCACCACCTCCATCGGGCGCCGCAGCGCCCTGGGCCTGCTGGGCCTCGGCGGCGCGGCCGTCTCGCTCGCCGCCTGCTCCAACGACGACCCGCTGTCCCAGGAGTCCTCGAGCGCCGGCGGCTCCGACGGCGGCAGCGCGGGCGGCGGCATCGTCGTCGGCTCTCAGGCCTACTACTCCAATGAGATCATCGCCGAGCTCTTCGCGCAGGTGCTCGAGAAGTCCGGCGCCCAGGTGTCGCGCCAGTACCAGATCGGCCAGCGCGAGGTGTACCTCCCTGAGCTCGAGGGCGGCAAGGTCGACGTGATCCCCGAGTACACGGGCAACCTGCTGCAGTACTACGACAAGGATGCCGAGACGGCGAGCCCCGACGAGATCGCCCAGGCGCTCGCCGAGGCCCTGCCCGACGGCCTGACCGCCCTCCCGTACGCCCAGGCGACCGACCAGGACTCCTACAACACGACCAAGGACTTCGCGTCGGCCAACTCCCTGACCTCGCTCGCGGACCTCTCGAAGGTGTCCGAGAGCCTCAAGGTCGCGGCCAACAGCGAGTTCGAGACCCGCCCCTATGGCCCCGAGGGCCTCAAGCGGGTCTACGGCGCCGACGTGACGCTCGTGCCCGTCGAGGACTCGGGCGGCCCGCTCACCGTCAAGGCCCTCACCGACGGGACCGTGCAGCTCGCCGACATCTACTCCGCGGACCCGGCGATCGCGGCCAACGGCTTCGTGACCCTCGAGGACCCGGAGTCGATGATCCTGCCGCAGAACGTGGTGCCGATCGTCTCGGCCAAGGTCGATGATGCGGCCAAGGCGGCGATCAAGACCGTCACCGACGCGCTCACGACTGAGGAGCTCATCGCCCTGAACACCCAGAGCGTCGACGAGCAGAAGAAGTCCGCCGAGATCGCCACGGCCTGGCTGAAGGACAAGGGCCTGGTCTGA
- a CDS encoding ABC transporter permease, whose translation MNQLTGAFAWLADPLHWSGPSGIPMRLGEHLWYTVIGVGIAAVIAIPLGLLVGHTHRGRGIAVTASGAARALPTLGLVTLFGLLAGIGLLAPVLAFVILAIPSLLAGAYSACESVDPRTVDAARAQGMTEWQILARVELPLGLPLLISGLRSATLQVVSTAMLAAYIGNGGLGRYIFLGLKTQDYPQMLAGSLLVIALAIVLEVILLTVQRLTAPRGAAVST comes from the coding sequence ATGAACCAGCTGACCGGCGCCTTCGCCTGGCTCGCGGACCCCCTGCACTGGAGCGGCCCCTCGGGCATCCCGATGCGCCTGGGCGAGCACCTCTGGTACACCGTGATCGGCGTGGGCATCGCCGCGGTCATCGCGATCCCACTCGGCCTGCTCGTCGGCCACACCCATCGCGGACGCGGGATCGCCGTGACGGCCTCCGGCGCCGCACGGGCCCTGCCCACCCTGGGCCTCGTCACCCTGTTCGGCCTGCTCGCCGGCATCGGCCTGCTCGCCCCCGTCCTCGCGTTCGTGATCCTCGCGATCCCCTCGCTCCTGGCCGGGGCGTACTCCGCGTGCGAGTCGGTCGACCCGCGCACGGTCGACGCCGCCCGGGCGCAGGGCATGACCGAGTGGCAGATCCTCGCGCGCGTCGAGCTCCCGCTCGGCCTGCCGCTGCTCATCTCGGGGCTGCGCTCGGCGACCCTGCAGGTCGTCTCGACCGCGATGCTCGCCGCGTACATCGGCAACGGCGGCCTGGGCCGCTACATCTTCCTGGGCCTCAAGACCCAGGACTACCCGCAGATGCTGGCCGGGTCCCTGCTGGTGATCGCGCTCGCGATCGTGCTCGAGGTGATCCTGCTGACCGTCCAGCGGCTCACGGCGCCGCGCGGCGCCGCCGTCTCCACGTGA
- a CDS encoding ABC transporter permease, protein MSWVLDNLDTISSNLGAHLLQALPPIVLSFVLAIPIAKLAGSRGWLRGTVSVTSGLLYAVPSLPLFIVLPLILGTGIRSPFNIVVALTLYGLALMVPSAVGAFGSVSREVLQSATAQGYAPLARFVQVELPLAGPVLLAGLRVVTVSTVSLVTVGGVLGVPSLGMLFVDGFQRGIVAEILAGIVMTAVLALVLDGLLVLLGRVLMPWSRGGGAPRRGRRGASSSPTGPARPDPAAQEVSVV, encoded by the coding sequence ATGAGCTGGGTGCTCGACAACCTCGACACCATCTCCTCCAACCTCGGGGCGCACCTGCTGCAGGCGCTGCCCCCGATCGTGCTGTCGTTCGTGCTCGCGATCCCCATCGCCAAGCTCGCCGGCTCCCGCGGATGGCTGCGCGGCACCGTCAGCGTCACCTCCGGGCTGCTGTACGCGGTGCCGTCGCTCCCGCTGTTCATCGTGCTACCGCTGATCCTGGGCACGGGCATCCGCAGCCCCTTCAACATCGTCGTCGCCCTCACGCTCTACGGCCTCGCCCTCATGGTGCCGAGCGCGGTCGGCGCCTTCGGCAGCGTGAGCCGCGAGGTCCTGCAGTCGGCGACGGCCCAGGGCTACGCGCCGCTGGCACGGTTCGTGCAGGTCGAGCTGCCGCTCGCCGGGCCCGTCCTGCTCGCCGGCCTGCGCGTGGTCACGGTCTCCACCGTCTCGCTCGTGACCGTCGGCGGTGTGCTCGGCGTGCCGAGCCTCGGCATGCTCTTCGTCGACGGCTTCCAGCGCGGCATCGTCGCGGAGATCCTCGCCGGCATCGTGATGACCGCCGTGCTCGCCCTCGTGCTCGACGGCCTGCTGGTGCTCCTGGGCCGCGTGCTCATGCCCTGGTCCCGCGGCGGCGGCGCCCCGCGCCGCGGACGTCGCGGCGCCTCGTCCTCACCGACCGGCCCGGCGCGTCCCGACCCCGCCGCGCAGGAGGTGAGCGTCGTATGA
- a CDS encoding ABC transporter ATP-binding protein, with protein MIRFDSVGKTYPDGTTAVGEFSYTIDSHASVVLVGTSGSGKTTLLRMVNRMVDPTSGRVLIDDEDVARVDPVKLRRSIGYVMQSSGLLPHRTVVDNVATVPMLNGAPKKEAHARALDLMEMVGLSRDHGARYPSQLSGGQQQRVGVARALASDPNILLMDEPFGAVDPIVRAELQSELLRLQRDLGKTILFVTHDIDEAFLLGDEVVVLRPGGVIAQAGTPEEILAAPADEFVQNFIGADRGKRTLHVAEVDGARVVLDAAGSAIGVLDQDRGRGPS; from the coding sequence GTGATCCGATTCGACTCCGTCGGGAAGACCTACCCCGACGGCACGACCGCCGTGGGCGAGTTCTCGTACACGATCGACTCCCATGCGAGCGTCGTGCTCGTGGGCACGAGCGGCTCCGGCAAGACCACCCTGCTGCGCATGGTCAACCGCATGGTCGACCCCACCTCGGGCCGCGTGCTCATCGACGACGAGGACGTGGCGCGGGTCGATCCCGTCAAGCTGCGCCGGAGCATCGGCTACGTCATGCAGTCCAGCGGGCTGCTCCCGCATCGCACCGTCGTCGACAACGTGGCCACCGTGCCCATGCTCAACGGCGCGCCCAAGAAGGAGGCGCACGCCCGGGCGCTCGACCTGATGGAGATGGTGGGACTGTCGCGCGACCACGGCGCGCGCTACCCCTCGCAGCTCTCGGGCGGCCAGCAGCAGCGCGTGGGCGTGGCCCGTGCGCTCGCCTCGGACCCCAACATCCTGCTCATGGACGAGCCCTTCGGGGCGGTCGACCCCATCGTGCGCGCGGAGCTGCAGTCCGAGCTGCTGCGCCTCCAGCGCGACCTGGGCAAGACCATCCTGTTCGTCACCCACGACATCGACGAGGCGTTCCTGCTCGGCGACGAGGTGGTCGTGCTCCGTCCGGGCGGGGTGATCGCCCAGGCGGGCACGCCCGAGGAGATCCTCGCGGCCCCGGCCGACGAGTTCGTGCAGAACTTCATCGGCGCCGACCGCGGCAAGCGGACCCTGCACGTCGCGGAGGTCGACGGCGCCCGGGTCGTGCTCGACGCCGCCGGCAGCGCGATCGGCGTGCTCGACCAGGATCGCGGCAGGGGCCCGTCATGA